Sequence from the Miscanthus floridulus cultivar M001 chromosome 16, ASM1932011v1, whole genome shotgun sequence genome:
TCCTTCTAGGTCAGAGCTTCGACTCGGGAGgtctcggccaccttgagggcctcttcCAGTGCGCCCTTCGTCAGTAGGTGCGTGGCCTTCTCCACCTCTAGCTGCTCGGCGGTAGCCTTGGTAGAGGCTTCCTCTTGCTCGGCCCAAGACCTAAGGGTGTCCCGCTCGCCGGCCACCCAGGTCACGTCCTCCTCCAGCTCGAGGACCTGCACCGCCAGaggggcggcctgctcccgaGCCATGGCCACCTCGACCCTTAGGTCAGCGcagcgaaggtggaggtcctccacctccgcactCCGCGCCAACAAGCgctcgttggcgccggcaagCAGATCCTTCTGCTACCGGAGCTGGTCCCAAATGTCCCTCTCCCGTCGGAGGAACACCGATTCCTCGAGGGACCGAGCCTCGAGCTCTTGGACAAACAAAGCACACGTCAAGACACTACAAGAAGAGCTCGAAAGAAGGGCAACACGATGCGAGAAGAAAGCACATACCCGGGCAACGGAGGGCAGGTTCTCAGCCACGATGGACAGAGCCGTCTGAAGCGACCACTCGGCCACTAGCCGGAACTGCTTGAGGGAGCTCCAATGCCCCCCTCGTCTGCATCCTTGAGGGCGAACAGAGGGTCTCCCTTAGGGTCGTCTCGGCTCCGCCATAGGACACATGGAGCAGCCCACCCATGGGGCTCAGGTCGAACTTGGACAAGGGCCGAGCTCCCCTTGCCCAGAATCAGAGCCGGCTGCTTCGTAGTGCTGGCCGCCTTagcgtccgccacctccttcccttgGGAGGTATCATTGGAGGAGATGGTCTGGATCTCCACCTCCCGGGTGCTCTCCTACGACGACGGCGGGTCTTGGACCAGGAGTGGCATCGAGGCCTGCCCCGCCTCCATCTCCACACCCTGGGCTGCCGGCTCCACCGCGCCCACGACGGCCTCCGCCGCACTGGCCTCGGTGGCCCCTAGAGCCACGACCTCCGCCGCCTTGGCCTCGGTGGCCCCGGGAGCTCCAACCTCCACCACCTCGACCTCGGTGGTTTGCGGAGCCCTGGCGTCCGCCACCATGGCTTCAGAAGCCCCGGCAGCCTCGGCCCCCGCCACttcggcctccgccacctcgaCCTCCGCCTCCTCGGCCTCAGAGGTCCAAGGAGCCTCGGCcttgccctcggtggcctcagcggcTAAGGACACCTCGGCCACACTGGACTCGAGGGGCCCAGCCTCATGAGGCGTAGGTGCCTCCTCCCTTACTTGCTCCGTGGCTGCCTCGATGGCCTCTCCATGGGCGATCAGCTACCTTAGGTCAGCCCTAACCGACGTTGCGCCGCACTGCAAGGcagcttgcgcctccaccacccatcgggCGGTGGAGCTGGCACTCGCCTTGAGTGCCTTAAGCAGCGCCAGGGGGGCGTATCCGCCTTACGCTTCTGGCTAAAAGCAAAACGGTCAAAAGGTCAGCACACGGCCAAGGAATGAATGAAAGACTCTGCAAGACAACACGCTTACCCCAATCGAAGAAGCAGCACCTTGCGCATCATTTCCCTTGCCCTCggtggcggcagtggcgatgGCGATGGCACGGCACTCGTGCCCACTGCGTGTTGGCCTTGGCCCCGGGGTGGGCAGCCGCCAGCCCTGAGGTGCTCTCTCCTCCTCTGCCTAGAGCCGCTGAGCCacttgccgacgccccgggcaccgtctcccAGATGTCAGGGAGGTGGTCTAGGGGGCCCCGCCCCATCTTACCCTCGTCATCGTCGCTGGAGGACTCCATCGATGACGATGACGGCGATGGCTCCTCTAGGAGAAACTCGAGCCTCTGCCGTCGGCGACGCTTCTCCAGCTCATCGCACTTGAGGCCCTTCCTCTTGCGCCAAGCCTCCCTGGTGTCCTTCCACTCCTTATGTGCCTCGGCGAGTGCCCTGTTCTCAGCTCACCGATCGGTGTCCTTGGGAACAGGCGGTGGGGAGGCctacacatccctcatcccctacagaaACAACAAATCTAATAAGGAAATGGACCAAAGGCACAAGGAGCAAGAAGGCCTCGGAGGCCCGCAGCGACACGCAACTTACCAGGGAGATGTATCCCCACGATGGACGCATCTGGATCGGGAACAGATCCTCGATCCTCTGCCgaccctccaccgtctctctcacccgacgtaggATTTCCTCGTTGGAGAGAAGGGAGGCGGACATACGGATGCCGTCGATCGGGTCGGacggcgtcatctcgaacagacactgtcgccgagccatcagcgacagcaccctctggcggtggaaggccaccacgaccacGGCCGTCGTAAGGCCGTGATTGCGCAGCCTATCTAGTGCCCTTAGCTATGGCTCTAGCCTATGCTGGTCAACCACTGGGACGCCATAGTTCCACTTCTCTGGTTGGGCCTCCACGACCcacccggt
This genomic interval carries:
- the LOC136510262 gene encoding polyprotein of EF-Ts, chloroplastic-like; this encodes MTPSDPIDGIRMSASLLSNEEILRRVRETVEGRQRIEDLFPIQMRPSWGYISLAIEAATEQVREEAPTPHEAGPLESSVAEVSLAAEATEGKAEAPWTSEAEEAEVEVAEAEVAGAEAAGASEAMVADARAPQTTEVEVVEVGAPGATEAKAAEVVALGATEASAAEAVVGAVEPAAQGVEMEAGQASMPLLVQDPPSS